The genomic DNA CATCTACATACAGTACATGTGCCGGTCATTAACATGCATGTGGCTCCATCAGATGTGTCTATAGTAGCATAATTAAAGGGACGGCCTGGGGTGACTATAGTTCACCCAAGGTATATACTATAAAGCATTACCTCTTCAAACTGATAACAAGGATCTTTAGACCTTATCCTGTTCAGTAGATGACAATAACGAGGAGCCACATATAATCAGTAATGATCAGTTTATGTTGACAGTTGATCTTGTGTTCATTCAAAAATACATATTCTGCCTTTGAAGGAGCAGCACCAACCCTTCAGGCTGCTTTAAGGAGAGCAAACGAAGAAAATGCTGTTCTGAAGGTGAAAGTGAAAAGTCTTGAGGAGAAGGTTGGGTTACTAGAGAATGACAAAAAGTTTCTTCAACAAAGACTGAGAGAAGGTAAGCAGTGCAGGAGGTTGATTGACCAGGGGCTGCATTACAGAAAATGCCTATCTTTAGTACTAAATAAAGAACTGAGAGGTCAGGGTAAGATTTGTTACAAATATAAATCTTAAATTAGAATACTAAACTACTTGTTTGAGGTTGTTATTGAGTAGTTATGTGGTGACAGTGGAAATCAAGTCTGGAGTGTCTGGGATTTTTGAAATGTTAGGAAAAAGACATGCCAGTTATTGTGAGTTTGTTGCCTGTCAAAGCTCCCTAAAATGATAAAACAGATAAGTTAAACAGAAGGATAAAATTATGAAGTTAGGCTTCTGCCCTACATTCAGATTGAAGATGCCTTGGTCACTAAACAGACAAGATTTCAGTGTTGGGATGTTTTTGTAATATGACCCCAGTTTACCAGTTCCATCTCATGTTTACCTGCCTGATTTAGGATTGAAAGAAAGCATGATATCTTCTCTGTTTTTACTGTTGATATTTAAATGTGATGTATGTTATTGAAATTGTGGCTATTGTTATTTAAGCGCTGGTGATGAGGAAAGCAGCCTCTGGACAAAGACCTCAGTCACACGTGAGTATTAGTGACAGCAGTGAAGGCGAGGACAGCAGCAGTATGGAAGAGGATAGCACAAATTCTACATCTTCATCTTGCCagcaaaagaagagagagaaagagaagaaaaagagaTTGTGGAAAAAAGCTAATAAGGGTGAATGTAGAAATGTGGTGATAGAAAAAAAGAAGAGGCAAAAGAAACGACAGCTGGATTCTGACACAAGTTCTGACACTGATGACTTCCCAAAACAAAAGAAGAgcaagaagaggaagatgaaagAATATCCAAAGAAGaaaggtattattattattacaacatTATTACTTAGTAATAATGCATAAGTACTTACTTTGCTCCTTAGAACGTTCAGTTGTTGCTGTTTTTCACTAATTTTGCATTCTATCTGAATTGCGAGTTTGTAAGGTACATCTAAATAATACTTGTATTTATTTGACTTTTTAATCAGTACACCCGTCATATACGTGCACTTTGTAGGTTTACTGTTACTAATATTAGACCATTGCAATAACCAATTTTGTATTTGTCAGCCCACTTTTTACTACATCCAATGAAAAGGCACCACCAAAGACACACCTCTGAAAGATATAATTGGGGTGGCGGTCTATTTTCATTACATCAGTGACACTGTTattgtagtgtttgtgttgcttGTATGACAGAGGTGTATCTGGAATTTTTACACATCATTGTCAAAGTCCCAGCCAAAGGCGGCTATGTAGTCAGAAGCAATCGTTGATCACATGCTAGAGAAAGACTTGCTAATCCCAGTCCTAGCAACCCCACACTATGCTTTGTCACATCTAGCACATTTGaagaaatgtattttataaGTAAAAAACAGTCCGTATTGGTCAGGTATGTCGAGTAGGGAAACAAAAATGTGAAGAGCATGGAGTCACTATGACTAGGATTTGCTAACGCAAATGACACTGACAGACGAATTGTTATATAGATAATATGTGCAGCAAATGAGTGTTATACAGTTAGTAATGGTAAGTCGACAAAACACCTATATTATAAAATGAATGTGGGTACAAAGTAGTAGTATCGAACAAACTGCCAGCTCAGTGCAAGTTAGATAGCCttaaatttattttgttttgcagTTGGGATGCCCGAAGATGTGATTTCCAGATACAGGCGTGTTCTGAAGGCTGTGTCTAGAGGCATGTCGAAAACTGATGCTTACAGTTATGTTGGTGTCAATCGCAAAACAATTGTGGACACAGCAGCAATTGCAGAGTTAAAGCAGGTGGATCCTGAATCTTACCACCAGATACGGGCTATGTTCCACAAAGGAAGAAAAGGGCACACCTTATATGATTTTGCAGAGCAATGCAAAAGTGTATTTTCAAAAAAACCAGAGCTCAAAGCCACAGTTGAACGGATGAAAGAAGATGGCAGACTGCTAGATATCCATACCTATAATTAAACAGTGCTTTGAATTTACATAATTTTCATGTGAACTTCATGTGAACTAAACTATGGTAACACAATTTATTTGATTTTGTTTCATTTGGCAAGACTTGTATCAATGGAACACATAGATTACACATTTAAATTGCTTAATCTTAAAGCACATTGGTAAAATATTCTATAATGTGAATGTTGGATCATTTGTTTTCTTTGAAAGTCTTTGTTTACAGTTTAAAATTACAGGATTATGTTATCCATGTAGGTCATGGATAGTATTGGTTATAATATCTGTTAGGTTTGCAACTTTATTGTTATTAAGGACTTTTCATTTCTTATTGTGTTATTGTGTTGCGCACTTCTGAATACTCATGCAAGTGTGAAGgtgatttttttacagtgttgtGAATAAAAAACTGAACATGTTGATGCATAAGTCTTTCTTGGGAAAATAATGTATTATATTAGTTATTACTACAATTAATTGATTATCAAGTTATTGTATAGGTACACTGTGACACTCATCAAAAACAGTAATCAGTTTCTGCTAGTTCTTAAGTAGTAGTTAATAGTACATGTAAGATACCTAAACTTCTCACTTTACTTGTGGGGACACATAATAATAAGTAAGGTTGATGTTCAAGTAATTAATGCTTCATTAATGACTAACTAACAACACTAAGAAAGTGATGTACGTTAACACTTTTTGTCCAAGACAGGTCACCAAATGCAGTAGCTttcaatataatataataacaacactggtgtgcatgtgtacttGAGGAACTTCACCAGGTCAGAGCTTGCTGATGTGAGTCCAACATAGATAAACAACCAACATGcaaaaaaatgaacaaacctTAAAGGTATAACTGCCAAATGGCAGTGGTTTGGTAGTTCTAGTAAGTCAACTGTACTGCTAAGTAAATACGTGATTACTTATTCTGAAGTTACTTACTGTGCAGGCAGGAGACGGGAGCAACGTTTAAAGCAGCGGCAAAAACGAACAACACCACTCATGACAAAGGTCGAACAAcaactgatgaaggacatgGGCATTATGCACACTTACATATCTCAACAATAATACATGTGCTTTGAGACTAGAGATAGGTGAGACATCTAGACatcgctacacacacactcacacacgggcGTACCCAAACCAGTGTAAATGCACACAAAGATACGCCGGAGTGACAAGTACATAAGCATTAATAAAGGACTGATTAAGtgagtagttacaaaaatagatgaagacaacttattaattacttatatgtgaactaacagtgaagtgaagagtaattaatgaaaacgatgatgataattctctattacttgttgcttagctaataagtacataaacattaattaaggaaccgaaagaaagtagttacaaaaatagatgaagactacttattaattacttatatgtgaactaacattgaagtgaagagtaattaatgaaaactatgatgataattctcgATTACTTGTTACTTAGCTAATAAGTacataaacattaattaaggaaccaaaagtaagtagttacgaaaatagatgaagactacttattaattacttacatgtgaccTAACACAGTACTTTATtaaagtgaagagtaattagggtaaaactatgatgataattctccattatatattgcttagttaataagtagttaaacattaattaaggaaccatattgtaaagtgttaccccCAGACTAACACAGTACACAGGATAACACAACACCCAAACTAACACAGAAACCAGGTTAATACAGCACAAAGACTAAGACAGTGCCCAGGTTAAGGgtagggtggggtgagggtgtgtgagggtggggtttATGGCCTGTCAGACACACCAGCTGCTCCATGCTCACTGCTCTTACATGTGTATTCAAAATACATCAGCCAGCATGTTTGCAAACATGACAGGACTGAAAGATAGAAAAAGCAAATGCTTTTCCCTGATGCTTTTCCTCTACACTGAGGAACAGAGAGACTCTGACCAGAAAATAAAGGTTTCACTAGCTGTTTAGGGCTCATCGCTTTATGTGACATGAAAAGAGTTTTTCATGAAAAGAGTTTTTCAGAGATCCTTCTATTTTGGGGAGAAAATCTCAAACTCGAGTGTGAACGGTCCTAGAAGCTGCAGAGAGGAAATGAGCATGTTGGCTAATGTAATCTAATATTGTTTGGATGCAGAGAAATGGACCCTTGGAGACTTTGGTCTCAGGTCGTGTACCTCAGAGTGTCTCCCTGCCCCCTCCTCCCTGATTGCATCCTGCCTCATTATCTGTGTGGGTAACGAGTTCATTACTGTTGTGCTGATGGCTGTGCTGCCCTTTCACCCAGAGGAGGTAGATTAACAGCTTGAGATCTCCCACATGCGGTAAATACTGAACGCCTGCCACGTCTGACAGACAGCATCCCTGTAGCTAGAGATTAATTTCAAATTCACCAAATTTGTACTTGTCCCTTGGCAGGCTATgatggcctctctctctctctgcttctctctctgaaGAGGTTTTTAAATGGGCTGAGGTAATAAAGGTATCTTAAACGTCAAAGTGCCTCTTTGCTTCAGCTCTGGCTGCTGGGGCCTGTCCCCTCATGTACTGGAGGGTTGTGCAGCTGAACGATGGAGGTGCCATCTTTGTGTCCTGATCagcagtgggtggagggggcgtTTTTCATGTTGCTCTTCTGCTTCACTGACCCAGCTCTGATCTATGAGTTCTGTACTTAGATTTCCACAGGTTGGCCTACTGCTGTTCTCAAACTCATCATGCtcatccatattattatacttttggcagacactcttatTTACTTTCGGTTTCTAGTATGTTACAGTGGTGGGCATATGTAGTGTTAGGAGCCTTAATGGTATAGCATAGAACTCTTGACCAGATGGGGTTTGAAGCCCATGGGAGGACTAGAGCAGTTCACTATACCACTAGGCCAACCATCTCCTATGTAATGTACACATGCACATGgcccaagacacacacacacacacatacacacacacacacacacacacacacacaaacattcctCACCACATTAAGGGTTATTTAAATGCACTTAGGTAATTAGGATCACTGGATCGTAGGGCAGCAAACCTCTAGATGATTGAGACAGAATTGCAGTGTTTTCTTTAACGggtgtttgttgttttattcaGCAGATGTTACAATTGTTCTCTTGCATGTTCAACACGACACCAAAGGCTCAAATTTGCATTTGAAAAAGTCCTTTGTCCACTTAACATTTCCATCCAGTAGCCGTGCCAGCTATGTCCATCCATATGTGGTGTACAAGTCCCGACTTGCTGCACCCACGCACAATCTATAACCTTAAAACATGAAACACAGCTCTTAGGCACGTTTTAGCACAGCTCTATCAGGAGGTAGAAATTTCACTGGCTGTTTGAAGAGTGCTGATGTGTTTGGTGAGGGAAGTGAAGAGCCCGCCAGTAGACAAAGTGCCAGTGAAGAGAGTGCTATTTTTGCTCTATTTTTGGCCGTGCAGAGATAAGCTTGCTTGGTGCCTTCTCAGATGCCTTCCAGGGAGCCGTGGGTCAGCCAGCGGCAGCGGGGAACCGAGCGGAGGGCTGTGATGTGCGGCAGGTCAGTGCCCTCAGCTCTCCCACATCCAGCGGCCCACAAGAccatcacaccccccccccccccgccaattGCCGGTTCTCTGGGGCACCAGATATGACTCACCAAATGATACGGAGAGGTTAGACACTGCAGCAGAGTGCCGTGTGATTGGCTTGTCAGAGGAGTAGCTTTTCAGACAGCCTTGAGACGTGTCCTGCTCAGTCACATCAGAGCGAGACGTGTGGTGTGTTTTATCTGCTGTGATGTTGTCTGGTATGTGCAGGTCCAGCTGTATGTGGTGAAATGTATGTTCACCCTGTATGTGGTGAAGTGCTGTACAGGAATGTAGTGTAAGCTATTGTCACTGCCAGACACTCCTACCCAGAGTAGATCTTCCTACTCCCTAATCTGCTGGATACATCTTAATAATGTTAATACCTTTAATCATATAGCCCATTACCTTCAATTTGTGATAGATACTGTATGAAATTGCTTTGAATACTACATTTACAAACATTATATTGAAAATTCTCCAATCATTGGGAAAGTGAAATGATTTCCATCTTCATTTTGATTTGGAAATGTAACTGCTCGTTTTATTTCACCGGTAAATGATAATTATATATGTAACGGCACTTTTGACTATTCTAGGCCATGTCTACTAATTTCATCTGTGTTTGATAGTGGAAGCTTAACAGTCTATAGAGCGGAGTTGTGATGCTTCAGTCTGAGAGTGTTTCGTGAAGCAAAATTAGCAAACTGATCCCACACATTTCGCTGTACATAcgttctgcccccccccccaccccacccccactggCTTCGCTGTGTGTTTAACCCAGCGTGGTGGGACACTGGAGCACCAGCATGACTGAGGGGGGCTGTCTGCTCTTAATACACTGGCTGAACTCATCCTGAACTGCTAAGAGCTTTATGGGGTGAGGGGGCTGCTGTTCACGGTATAAATCTGCAATCGTATGAGCTGATCACACCACTGTGGGAATGTCTTTGCCATCTGCAGAAAACCAACGTGACCCAAGCTCATTAGATGTGGAAGCAATATAGTTATAACAATGTAATATTAATTACGTTGAACACAGACTTATGGCAGTTAAGAGGGGAAACATTTAAAGTAAAATGCATGGAACTATTTCCATGAGTTTCCTTAAGCTTTTTTCTTACAAAGTAAGTTAATTACACAAAAAAACAAGTgtattgttcatttgtagtatTACTATTGTAGTATgtacaaaaaatgttttatttattcaagtGAAAGAATGGAAAAGGGCATTTATGAGCAGGACTGTAGGTGGCCATTGGGAGGTAGACCGGgggaaagcacacacacaggtacaaacaCATCCAGGTCACCCAACAAGCAACACACAGTCTTGGTGTTTCACCTCCAGGTGTTTCACCTTCCCCAGTAAGCCACTTGGCTCCCGCTATCTTAATAGGAACAAAAGAAGCCGTTAAAATACATTCCCTAAAAAGAGGGAGTAAAGGTGCTGCATGCTGGCTTATAGCAGGACCACACACAGGCTGGATTACACGTCCAGCACCTGAAGCGCTCTGATCCATTGGTCACGGTGTGGAACACACGCAGGTACGCTGTGAGCATCTCTTCATTTACTCGACAGGCGGCAAAGGCacgaaaaataaaagaaaaggaaaaaaaaaaactagaacTAGCAGTTCAGGTGCTACAGGGCCTACAGGGCAGCACACGGACGGTCCAGTCCATGGTAGGTACAAAGGACAAATGTGAAATGAAGTACAATCGTGAGCCTGCTTGTACTGATAATGAAAAGTCACATACCAGAGCAGCAAGGACTTCACGCTAAATCGAAGTTCAAATGAAATACACAGGGAAACACTGAGACCTGCTACAAGTAAGCAGGAGTATGGGAGTCTCTATGTGCATAAAGGGTGGACAAAACCTTAAGTAGAGGGCAGGCACTCACTGATATACACTAGGGCTCAACATgcaaataagctgtacacatgtgtgaGGGTGCCATCTGACTCCCTGTTGCTAATCTCCCAACCCACGAATGTTTGTGTTTAGTCTTTACATGTCATATGTACACAGAGAGGAATATTTGGCTACAAATCTCAGACCAGACATGCCTGGTGCTTATGTTGAAGAGGTATAGCCTGTGTACACTGGAAAGCTACAAAATGCCTGATTGACGAATCATACTGTCCTGCATTTTATTAAATTTTAAGTTGTAAGTGGTTTTGTTTGTGCCCTGCATTTATGTTCTTTGCACCGTGGGCGAAGCTTCCACTTGCCACCCGAATCTGGGAAACACCAGTGATAAATTTGCTTTTTCGTCTGTCTCGGGTCCAGCATGAGGAATAAGAAAGCAGCGAGGGCGTTTGTATCTGCCCAAACCATCTTGTGCTGCTGGGGTGGAGCAAAGTTCCCTTCCTTCAGCTTCTCTATATCCAATGATCCATCAGTGTGGAAAATAATGACCATGGATGATTACAATAGTGTCCTGAGATCATCCGAGAGGTAACCTGAGGAGACGGATGGGGAGATTAGTCTAGGGCAGTATAGGAAAGCAGAATTAGGTGTGTGAAATCCAAAGAGGAATCTGTCTGTGACTCTGTCTACGGGCAGTAGTATGAAGCAGTTTGTCATCAGTCCACTTGGGCTCTGAGGGGCTCTCTGGCCTTTGGGAGAGGAAGGGAGCAGTAGTATACTTTAGCTGTTTCATGGTGAAGGGTTGCTGGCCTGCTgggtggggggggagtgaggctGCTGGGGGCAGGGGGGGATGGGGTGGGCTGGTGTGCTGGGGGCAGGGGGGAGAACTTGAGCTGGCTCTCGGCTAGATACATGAGAGGGAGCCACGGGGGAGGGCCGTAAATCACACATCACTAGCAAAGGCCAGACACtagagtcattttcacagtgaagtgtgtgtgtgtgtgtgcactcatgATGTTGACGCATGAACTCCAAAGTTGTCGTCTGACATAGTCCTTTGCCATCACCGAACCACTGGTCAGTGTGCCTCAGCAGAAAAGCGCTGGACAGACTTGTCTCATCGTTCTTGGGGGAATCGCTTTGTGCCGTCTGAATGAATGCTCTTTGTGAGAGTATGTCTCTGGCGCTCTGGTGTTCTCTCAGTCAGTCCCATCACCCTGCAGCCCATCAGTCCCGAAGACTCATCCCAGAAATGGCTTTTTAATGTAAGCGAGTGAGGATAACTCTTCCACACATTACAGCAATCAATGAAGGATGGACACACTCCATCTAGACCGTATAATTACAGCCCTGCAATAAGGAGGTGCTGTAATGGTTGGAGGCAGTGCCACCAGTAGCGTCCCACTCTGGAGCGCTGCCATTTTATGCTCTTAAACTCCCATTAGTTTACTCAGGACAGTGCGAGTTGGCACAGTTCATCAGGGGTGGTGTTTCCCTAGCAGCCCGCCATGCAGGAAGGTTCCCCAGTTCCACACTCTGTGATGGTCCTGGATTGGGGCACATTGTGGCAGGGCACTCCAACAGTGTTAACTCTGCCCTGGCCCTGTGTGGGCTGTGAGAACAGCACGTCCCCAATCTTCAGGTTGACTCATGAACTGggtgttcagtggtgtgtaAGCCTGTGAGGTCCGAAGAATGAAGACGGCGTATGGCAGTGGGGTGTGAAAAAGAGCAGTGCTTGTCACCAACAAAGAGAAAGGCAACATATGCTTGTGTTCAGTCCACACCTttgatgttttgtgtgtgtgtgtgtgtgtgtgtgtgtgtgtgtgtgtgagacttcaGCTCGGTTTTCTTTGtgcagcacttttcacaatcggtattgtcacaaagcagctttgttGAGCTCAGTGGCCCCAGCCCCGCTGAGCTAAAAGCGACAGttgtgaaagagagacagagtgagagagaaaacccGCCCTTACTGCGATATGGTAGAGGCAGAACCACTGTGGGGACTCAGGAAGATGAAAAGCTGGAACTGTCCTCCTCTGGGCACCAGCAAGTGCTGACTGAACAAAGCTTAACCAGGACTAATTATGGATGTGGACAGGGAAGGAGAAGTAAGCAGAGACATGAATTGGTCCCCCTGCCAATGGCAGAAAAGTATTATGGGATGTAGGATGAATCTAGACATGATGAAGGCTGTAAGGCATGGACAGGTAACTCATAGTGGATGTTTAGTGTGTAAAGACAAAGAAAGATGCAAAATGTGGTATTGGATACAAGAGTTCACACATGCAAAGTGCATCTGAGGTTTTACATTAGTCTTAAACATCAAATTATACCAACTGCTCCATAAGAACACAAACTGTGCTAGGGACTGAATGACATTTACTTTTCATTCTTATTCTTGTGACCTTTTAACAATTGCTAAGTTTTAACTATCATTAAATGTagtattatatacatataatattattattatggagTTTTACAGAGGTAAATAATCATTATTAGTAAACACACTAACCTCGATGTATGCAAGTATATACATGTTTGATtgtgtgggtatgggtgtgaACATATGTACGTGTCTCTGTGGGTGTGTAATTGTatttgtgtgcgtatgtgtgcgtgtatctgCATGGAtctgtgcatgtttgtatgaAGTCAGTGACACTTTGACACTTCTGTGGAAGATGTCATGAACCTGTTGCCCTTTATCTCCCTGGGTAGCGGCAGCAGTtcaagcaacacacacacacacacacacacacacacacgtgcgggTAGACAGgcacaaacataaacacacagcccCAGCACTTTACCCACTCCAGTGTTATAGTGCACACTGCAGCTCTTCAGTTCTTTTTTAACAATAGGGGAGAAAGTGCCCTTTCCAGCGTGAAGTATCATTTCCTTAGGAGTCACATAACcaaaacaaagagaaaaaaacGCAAAATTTACACCAGGATGGCAAGGAAACATGGcggatacaaaaaaaaaaaagactttgcAAAGTCCAACAAAACAAGAGGAAAGTGTTTGTGTCAAGGTTAATTGATGATGAAATGAGCTGTCAGAGCTCTGGGTGGGGAGGCGCTTCCATGGCAGGGATCCCACCACGTTTCTCTTCCCTGTAATTCAGGGCCCTCTCCTGCTGGATGACACACCGCTACACACTTTTGAAAACGTTGCACACCGGCTGGCGAATTCGGCAAAGAGATGGTGGCTTAGGGAAAGGCAAATCTCATTGCCACTTGATGAGATGAACGTGTGAGTGGGAGCTGATCTGGGGGGGGTCACACAGAGCTACTGTAACACAGCTGAAGAAATGAAAGCAGTGAGGCCCAGCACAGGGAAACATGAAAGGAAACTGTAGAGGGAATTTCATGAGGCGGCCATGGTCCATATGATTTATTGAAGTCCTACGATAAAGTGGAATTATTAAAAATGCAGCTAAATTCATAAATAAAGGGTCTCAATGAGGCAGTGGGTTGACCGTGTTGTATTCCCAAAAGTGCAGCAGGGTGTTGGATGCCAGTATCTTGTTCCGAGATGTggtttgtgtgagagtgttctatTGTGCACTGCACTAGCAGTGGGGGTGAGCTGAGCCCCGGGATGGCAGCGTCGTCTGGGTCTGAGGAAGACTCACATCTCCTGCCTCATTCCTTGGCCTTTTGCTTGGACCCCTGTGCGATTTACTGCATTCTACATCCTGAAAGCTTTTTTATTGTTGCAGGTTTAACCCCAGCTGAATATCCCACATCCCTTGTCTCAGTGTGTATCATGTAGTGCCTGCGTGCCTTCTGCTCAACCCACACATTCTCCACCCACAAGTCTCGAACTTCctctcttactcacacacacacacacacacacacacacacacacacacacacacacacacacacacacacacacacacacacacacacacacacaagacacacacacagctgtcctGCACAGCTGTGCCCATACACAGATACTGTTGCAccttcacatacacatctgtccttctatctctctctctttcctctatCCTTAACTCCATAGACCTTTCTCTACTTCCTTTTCTCATCACCGTGTATCTAGCCGTGGTTCGTTCCAACACCAGGGTCATGTCCTCTCGCTCTGGGCTGGAGCGGGTTTGCAGTGGGTGCACTGACATGAGAACAGCTAATGCATACAAGATGCTGAGCACTGTCCACACAGATGCCACCATTACCTGCAACTCACTGTTAACATGGCCACAAACCATGACATTTGTAGAGCTCACTGCTCTGTACAGTGATTCCTCTTAAAAGTGCAGTCCCTCCCCAGGATTCCACTTCTTTCTTTTATTGAGTagttaaaagagagagagagagagagagagagagagagagagagagagagagagagagagagagagagagagactgagcacACAGGCATTGCGTCTATAG from Brachyhypopomus gauderio isolate BG-103 chromosome 12, BGAUD_0.2, whole genome shotgun sequence includes the following:
- the LOC143528242 gene encoding uncharacterized protein LOC143528242 isoform X1 translates to MRNRNIIRVLRDVQLFGLAPNLGSVVTWDNTLNPGSEHFLEVSEPVNEPTWVVVIPCRYYPDSEEERSMEGERKSKRINEKKQRRLEEDSAETFEDPQALDLVVLPEGSQCPNLNAASPVLEIPGQRKIIKTSTQSSMVKGAAPTLQAALRRANEENAVLKVKVKSLEEKVGLLENDKKFLQQRLREALVMRKAASGQRPQSHVSISDSSEGEDSSSMEEDSTNSTSSSCQQKKREKEKKKRLWKKANKGECRNVVIEKKKRQKKRQLDSDTSSDTDDFPKQKKSKKRKMKEYPKKKVGMPEDVISRYRRVLKAVSRGMSKTDAYSYVGVNRKTIVDTAAIAELKQVDPESYHQIRAMFHKGRKGHTLYDFAEQCKSVFSKKPELKATVERMKEDGRLLDIHTYN
- the LOC143528242 gene encoding uncharacterized protein LOC143528242 isoform X2; the encoded protein is MRNRNIIRVLRDVQLFGLAPNLGSVVTWDNTLNPGSEHFLEVSEPVNEPTWVVVIPCRYYPDSEEERSMEGERKSKRINEKKQRRLEEDSADPQALDLVVLPEGSQCPNLNAASPVLEIPGQRKIIKTSTQSSMVKGAAPTLQAALRRANEENAVLKVKVKSLEEKVGLLENDKKFLQQRLREALVMRKAASGQRPQSHVSISDSSEGEDSSSMEEDSTNSTSSSCQQKKREKEKKKRLWKKANKGECRNVVIEKKKRQKKRQLDSDTSSDTDDFPKQKKSKKRKMKEYPKKKVGMPEDVISRYRRVLKAVSRGMSKTDAYSYVGVNRKTIVDTAAIAELKQVDPESYHQIRAMFHKGRKGHTLYDFAEQCKSVFSKKPELKATVERMKEDGRLLDIHTYN